The following nucleotide sequence is from Apium graveolens cultivar Ventura chromosome 4, ASM990537v1, whole genome shotgun sequence.
CGAAGCCCGAAACGGGTGAATACCATGACCACGAGGAGGGAATGGAGTCCTCCCTCAAAATATGATTATAGAACGAGCCGGTACATGCCCTTGGCCGCGTCAATTGAGCACATCTTTGAGGTAAACAAAAACAGAGGGTTGTTTAGAAAACCCGAGGCTCTATCATCTTGGCAAAGTAGAGATAAGAAAAAGTATTGTGAATACCACGAGTCGTCCGGGCATAACACACATGAATGCCTCCAACTCAAGGATGAGATCGAAGCACTTATCAAAGAAGGATACCTTGGTGAATGGGTAGTTAAGGAAGTAAGGAAGCACAAGGATGAcaaagcaaaggaagaagaaaggCGAGCCCCGCGGGGGTCGAACAATGAAATTCTGGAGGAAAATAAATTCGTCAGGGACGGCAGCATCCGAACAATCTACGGGGGAGATCCTGGGATGGAATGCAGCAACCGAGCCTTGGCGAGATATACTAGGGAAGCCCGGTTCAGACCTCTCACGGACATTCATAGAGTGAAAACTCGACCGCCCAAAGTATTTAAAGGCGAGTCCATGGATATTACCTTCAGAAAAGCGGATGCCCGATGGGTGCATCACCCCCACAATGATGTGCTGGTTATTTCCATCCAGATTGGAACTAAAAACATCCATAGGGCCTTCATGGACAATGGAAGCTCGGCAAACATCCTCTACTACAGCACCTTAAAGAAGATGGGGCTACGTGATCGGGATATGTCAGGGGAAAATTCGTGGGTCTATGGCTTCTCTGGCGCGGAAGTTAGAGTTATGTGATCAATTCGGTTGTCATGTACTTTGGGGGAAAGCCCGTTGTCCGTAACAAAGATGCTCGAGTTCAAGGTCCTGAATCAGGATTCATCCCACAACGTGCTGTTGGGATGACCTTTTCTTCGGGAGATGAGGGTTATTACCTCAATCCACCACCTTACCATCAAGTTTCCAATGCTAAATGGTGTGGGGAGTATAAAGGGCTCTCGGTATGACTCTCGGGAGTGCTACAGGAAAGCTATGAGAGGCTTTAGAAAAGACCCACACCGAAGATGCATCAGATGATGATCGAGAAAAGAGCATTCAGCAACCGATCGAGGAAATCCGAGTTCATTATTATGTCGAGCAAGAAGACGAGCGCCCCTCTGAACTCCCTCCGACAACGTTGTTCTTGGAAGACACAATCAGAATTGAAATGTTGGAAGAAGAGGAGGCCTCAAACACCATAGTCCAAGCAGATTTCAATGGGGAACGACTAGAAGGAAGATTTGAAGTCTTGTAAAGCCTCGAACAAGATGAGCATAAGGTAGATGCCCCTCTCCCAGAGGGAGCGCCCTTTCCCGCAAAAAATATCAAGGAAGTTGATGCCCCTGCGATGCGGGGCGCACCTTCTAAAGAAGTCAATGCTCCTCCTAAAGGGGATGCACCTTCTCTGCAGAACAATGAAAATCATGATTCGCCCGACCTGGATCCCCGGATACCGATGCCAACGGAGAAGATGAGGCCAGCAGAAGATACAATTGAAATCCCTGTCGACGAAAAAGATCCGAGTAAATTATTGAGAATTGGATATCAGTTGGTACCAAGGTTGAAAGAGGGTCTTTCAATATTTCTCTTAGAAAACCTTGATATATTTTCATGGAACCATTCTGACATGGTAGGAATCGACCCAGAAGTAATGTGCCTCCGTTTGAATATCGATCCAAAGCAAAAAGGGGTTCGACAAAAGCGCAGGGCCGTAAGCGGATAGAGGGCTATAGCCTTAGCAGAAGAAGTAGATAGGCTCTTGGACGCCGGACTAATTAGGGAGTCCTTCTACCCGGATTGGCACGCAAACCCGGTGTTGGTAAGAAAACCTAACGGTAAATGGAGAATATAtgtggatttcaccgatctgaatAAAACGTGCCCAGATGATAGCTTTTCTTTGCCAAGAATTGATCAGTTAGTCGACACCACAGCTCCTTTGccaagaattgatcagttggtcgaCGCCACGGCAGGACATGCCTTGCTCAGCttcatggatgcatactccggGTATAATCAAATTCCCATATATGGGCCTGACCAAGAGCACACCTCATTTATCATCGATAGAGGACTCTATTGCTATATTAGAATGTCATTTGGCTTGATCAAcgcaggagctacctatcaaagaTTGGTAAACAAAATGTTCAAGAGGCAGATTGGAAAGACAATGGAAGTATACGTTGATGACATGCTTGTAAAGTCTAAGAAGGCGGAAGATCACATCAGACTTAGCAGAGAAGTTccatattctgagaaaatatagAATGAAGCTGAACCCTCAAAATTGTGTATTCGGTGTCGAGTCGGGAAAATTTTTGGGACTCAATGTTAACCACcgaggaattgaggccaacccgaCAAAAATCAGGGCTCTGGTGGACATGAAATCTCCCACCAGCGTCAAGCAAGTGCAGAACCTGACAGGAAGGATTGCAGCCCTAAATCGATTTGTCTCAAAATCATCGGATAGGTGCAAAGAATTCTTCAAGGAAATCAAAGGAATGAGGAAGGATTTTGTGTGGACCCCAGATTGTGAAGAGgcttttctgaaaatcaaagagCAGTTAGGAAATCCTCCAATGTTGGCCAAGCCGGAAGACGGAGAGACATTGATTCATTACTTGGCAGTATCTGAATACTCTGTCAGCGCGGTGTTGGTGAAGGAGGAAGCAAGCCACCAGTGGCCCGTGTACTATGTGAGTAAAAGGTTGCTGGATGCGGAAACCAGATATACCAGCATGGAAAACTGGTGTACGCTCTTATTCTTGCGGCACGAAAGTTAAGACCATATTTTCAGGCTCACCGAATAGAAGTTCGCACTGCTTATCCGCTCCGGCATATTCTACACAAACCTGAATCGTCGGGGAGAATGTTAAAATGGGCGGTAGAGCTAGGACAATTCGATTTGGAATATTGTCCTCGCACGACAATCAAGGGACAGGCGTTGGCTGATTTCATACTTGAGTTTGATTCTGAAGTAGATGACAAGGCCATAGTGTTGGCGAAATCTTCCTCGCGAGGAAAATCTCCTGGTGGTAAAAGGGTGGAACTCCTACACCCTTGGTGGATCTTACATGTCAATGGGGCCGTAAATAACAGTGGATCAGGTGTCGGGATTATCTTGGTCACTCCGGAGGGGCACCATTTGATGAGTGCTATCCATTTCAAATTTTATGTCACTAACAATGACGCTGAGTATGAAGCTTTGATCAACAGTCTGAAATTAGCTCTGGAGGTGGGGGTTGTGAATCTGATAGTTCTGAGTGACTCTGAATTAGTTGTGAACCAAGTGAACGGAGGTTTCCAGGCCCGAGGACCATGGACGGAGTTATACATGAGATATGCGCAACGCCGATTGGAAAGATTTGGAAATGCCAGGCTAGAAAGTGTTCCGAGAGAAGAAAATAGTAATGCAAATGCTTTGGCCAAGATGGGATCACAGATGAACAGCGTCCAATTTGGACAAATCCCTTTGGGAATCCAAGAAATCCCGAGTATTCTAGAGATAGAGGTGTTCCAGACACAAGAAATTCCGCGAGAAAGCTGGATGACCCCCATTCATAACTATATTTAAACAGGAGTTGTACCAGAAGACAAAGTACATGCTCGGCGCCTTCGATACCAGGCCGCCAAGTATGTTGAATATGATGGGGGTGTTATATAAGAGAGGATTCAACCAACCACTATTGCGCTGCGTGGACCTAGAAGAAGGAAACTACATCCTCAGAGAAGTACATGAAgggatttgtggcaatcactcggggaTGGCTCGTTGGCATTGAAAGTCCTCAGACAAGGATATTACTGGCCAACTATGAAAGAAGACGCCTTCAAGTTTATCCGGGCCTGTGATCATTGCCAGCGATTCGACAACTATTCCACTGCCCCGGCATCTTCCCTTACCTCATTAGCAAGTCCCTGGCCTTTCTCCAAGTGGGGAATTGATCTTATTGGAGAGTTTCCCAAAGCAAAGGGGGGTGTGAAATACGCCGTGGTGGCTGTAGACTACTTTATCAAATGTGCGGAGGCTATGCCACTAGCCACGATCACAGCAAAGAAGATAAGGGACTTTGTTTTCAATTCTATAGTATGCAGGTTCGGTATCCCATACAAACTCATCTCGGATAATGGGAAGCAGTTTGATAGTAAAGAGCTAAGGAAGCTTTGTGAGGACTTGAACATCAAAAAGGATTTTTCTGCAGTTTATCACCCGCAAAGCAATGGTCAGACGAAaactataaataaaattataaaacataCTTTGAAGGCAAAGTTGGAAGAAAAGAAAGGAGATTGGCCGGAAGAGATGCCCATGGTCCTTTGGTCTTACAATACAACTCCCATATCGACTACAGGAGAAACCCCATTTCTGCTGACTTATGGGTATGAGGCCATGGTTCCCGTGGAGGTAGGAGCCGGATCCCTTCAGAGAGACTTGTTTGTTGAGAAAGATGCAGAAGTTAACCAGAGGCTCCACTTGGATTTGTTAGATGAAGCCCGAACAAACTCTCAATTAAAGCTTGCTGCATATCAGCAGAGAATCGCAAggtatttttaataaaaaggtaAAATCCATGCCGTTCAAGGTTGGGGATCTTGTGTTGCGAAAGGTTATGCCTAACACCAAGATAGCTCAGCACGGGgtgcttggagctaattgggagGGACCGTACAAGGTCAAAGCTATACTCTGGAAGGGAACCTATCGCTTGGAAGATCTGGATGGCAAACCTATTCCTCGAGCATGGAATGCGGAATATTTACGGAAGTATTATCAATAGGGTGTGGCTTTGTCCCCCTCATTTCCATGATTAAACCCTATGTAATAGACTATTAGCAAATAAAATTCCTCCTAGCCGAGGGGGGTAGTACATATGACTACGAACCTTGGAACTAGCAGAaggaaaaaaaaattcaaataactttcccacagagcatagtagcaatgggactggtgtaatttgtacactagagcgcattatcaATAAAAGAAAGAAGTTACTTCAAATTGCTTTATCTGTTTGGCATGTAAAAATTTCATTTAGAAAAAATTTGAGGCGTGCCCTATGATAAGGCACGCCTAATTGAGGAATTACTAATCCATAATCAGGGTACCATGGTACGCGTCCATAAAAAGGGCGCGcctatataaaaaatatatatatgaaaCAACATATTAATAACGCAGAAATAAAAGTGTACGACTGATCGAATAAATTAAGGAAAAGTCCTTTAGATTAAGGCGCCATTGGTTTGGTACTTAAATAAATTATTGTAAAAGAATCATTGATAAGAAAGGAGTACTTGACACTTGCATGTTAAAAAGAAACAGGGCGCACCCTCATTTCAAAATGCTCTGTTAAAAGAATTCTATAGATCCCAATGATATAAGGACAATTTTAAATCTTGAAAAAAGGATAAATACTAAAGGGCGCGCCCATAACAGTTTATCTTATATGATAAAGGTGCGCTAGTATGAAAGGATGCCACTCATGTTTCTGTATGACGCAAGTGTGTGATGGTTTGAAAGGGAATTAAAACAATATCATATTAGGGCACGTCATATATGGTTGATGCACCTTAACAGATTTTTATATGCACACAACAAAAGATGGAATCGTGTAAACCCATACGATATGTTATAATGCAAAAATTAAAGAGTAGCAAAATATAAGTCGTACAACTTTGCACAACATCAAAAGAGGGCTGGCTCCTCAGAAGTATTTGAAACTTAAGTACGAATACAGATTAAAACATAAATCAGGGCGTGCCCTGAGATTTATCTGTTGGGGGAATGGTTTGAAGAGGAATAGTAGGATCAACTTCATGCGCATCCTTAGAGGCTTCCTCCCTTGGCGCGCCCTCATCATCTTCCTCTAACCCAAGCTCTATTCTCCTCGCCTTGATCTCTGCAGCATGCTCCCTCTTAAACTCCACCATCTCAGCAACAGTTTCTTCCCCAAACTTCTCAAAAGTATAATCAGGGTCATTGGCCACAAAACCAATCCTGTAGAAGTGAAAACCGTTGGCAAATGCTTCATCAATAATTTCCCTCTTCTCGTCTGGCCACCCCATCTTCTGCTGCTCCTCAAGGTACTCAATCCTCAAGTTGGCTCCTCCAAGCTCAGTGTGGAGAGAGGTAGCCTTTTTATTGGCAATCTCCAGCTGGGAAGTCAGGTTGGCCACCTCATCCTTGAGGAAGGAGATCTCAGAGTCTTTGGCTTTGATATCTTTGGCATGAAGAAAATCTTTATCCTTAAGGGTTTTCTTCAAGATGTTATTATCACCCTGCAGCCTCTCAAGGCGCGCCTTCTCTTCAAGAAGCTTGTCCACCACTTGGGTGGAGTGAATGAATAGTTGGCAGGATGCCTTAATGGAAGCACAGGTGGCCTCTTCCAAGTTCATGGCTTGCCATTGTCCCACTTCTTCGTCTGTAACATGAAGGTAACCCATGGGCCCAAGGGAATTCAAGGCATTAAATGAACCTGAAGGCGCGCCTTCTGTTCTGAGCCTCTTTGGCGCGCCCTGTTTCTCCATGAGATCTTGACAGGCCTTTTCAGGACAGGAGTAGTTTGGGGGACATGAGTAGGATTAGGGATGGATGCCTGTGTTGTAGAAGCATCCCTCTTTGGTTTGGGCTTAGGTTTGTCACCAGGGCGCGCCTCGAATGACTTGGGAATTCTTGAAGGAGCCATTTCTGCATAAAACATAGAACATATTAGTTAAACTTGATAATCATGCGTGCTGAACAAAGTAGTAAATAAAGGCAATTGATAAAGATAACATTGATAAAGATGTATAAAGTGCTAAGCCTCAAATAAAAAGGCATGTCCTAAGTAACAGAAAGTTTTTCAAACAATATTAACAGGAATTTCTATCAATAATCTAGTATGCCAATACAAAAGCTAACAGGAAGGAAGCTAGGACGCGCCAATTATGGAAGGCGCACCTTTAGACTTTGTAATGATTGAACCTGAAGGGGCCTGGCCTTGAAAAGAGCTGTCTTctgcctcatcttcttcttcttcagcctcttcttcactatctaGGTCAATGACACGAGAAACAGGGACACCTTTCCTAAATTTTACAAATTTACACTTCATTCCTACTTGGTCAGAAAGGATTCAGACTCGCATCAATTTGGTCCTAGTAACTAAAGTCTTCAAGTTCCACCTTTCAGCAGCCACTCTGAGAAGGGCTTCAGCTCGCCTTTTAGGTTCGCCCTTAAGCGGTTTGGCCACTGTCCTGTCTGAAAAGAATAAGGTTGTGAAAAAAGAAGAGAGGAAAATAGAAATAATACAGGGAAAAGAGAATGAGAGGGCGCGCCCTTACTTGGTGACATGTTGAATCTTATTCTTAGTATGGGAACATCATACAAGTAAAAGAAGTTTTCCTTCCAGGCTTTTTCATGGATGAGCTTACCAGAGGAGAAACCTTTCTTATTATGTTGCTTGTCTGCAACCAAGTAGTAGTATCTGTGGTCAGATTTTCTTAATTTAAAAAAATAGCTGACTTCGGCCATCGAAGGCTGAggaaatgttagatatatttgtgatgtcatgtgtaatatgattcgtgtttagttttcagatcttaactaacaggaaaaatcagtacttaactggaaattagtacttatactgaagttaggacttaagatatcaaaacttaagttatcggAACTTAAGATAAGGCatgcggctgattgaaaggaaagaagatcaagacaaacgcaagaagaaatatgcatgaagaaagaattctatgaagaatagaatacttggaagaaaagataactgattgatatatttaggaagcagaattatattcaatatcaattagaagattatcttgtaactgtgtagtatgtaaacacatgcatagggtttatactatacgtgttatcattatcaaaattattattcattgtaaccctagcagctctcgtgataatttgttcatcactgagagaggacaattccatattgtaacatagtttattgtgttgaataaaatctgtgttctgttacttgtgttctttaattcgatttgattatagtaaacactatattcaacccccttctacagtgtgtgtgacctaacaagtggtattagagcagatctgttaacacacaaacagtttaaaatccaaaaacaatcatgtctgaagaagaacaaactccaacaaAGCCCACCAAAaatgaagaacctccaaagactcaaatccataatcgatatgagacaattagagttcccatactgaaaccatttcaatatcccatatggaaggtgaggatgtctatgtttgtggaagctacagatccagaataccttgacagaattaatgaaggatcacacaagccaaccaagctctctgttgtagttgcagatcagtcagcacagacagtaccaaaggagaaaagtgaatatacaactgaagatatctcatctattgctaaggatgcaaaggta
It contains:
- the LOC141718374 gene encoding uncharacterized protein LOC141718374 — its product is MKLNPQNCVFGVESGKFLGLNVNHRGIEANPTKIRALVDMKSPTSVKQVQNLTGRIAALNRFVSKSSDRCKEFFKEIKGMRKDFVWTPDCEEAFLKIKEQLGNPPMLAKPEDGETLIHYLAVSEYSVSAVLVKEEASHQWPVYYAHRIEVRTAYPLRHILHKPESSGRMLKWAVELGQFDLEYCPRTTIKGQALADFILEFDSEVDDKAIVLAKSSSRGKSPGGKRVELLHPWWILHVNGAVNNSGSGVGIILVTPEGHHLMSAIHFKFYVTNNDAEYEALINSLKLALEVGVVNLIVLSDSELVVNQVNGGFQARGPWTELYMRYAQRRLERFGNARLESVPREENSNANALAKMGSQMNSVQFGQIPLGIQEIPSILEIEVFQTQEIPRESWMTPIHNYI
- the LOC141718373 gene encoding uncharacterized protein LOC141718373 produces the protein MKALFLTKFQAGVRYAPSVTTLANVKQRENESLMSYFKRFNAESTSVRGASDEALKSFLIAGLRVGSDFWKHLQGKDPATLADVFALAESFKAIEQSLAEVQPAVHASQRNKARKRDRSPSPRYKRSSRSPKRVNTMTTRREWSPPSKYDYRTSRYMPLAASIEHIFEVNKNRGLFRKPEALSSWQSRDKKKYCEYHESSGHNTHECLQLKDEIEALIKEGYLGEWVVKEVRKHKDDKAKEEERRAPRGSNNEILEENKFVRDGSIRTIYGGDPGMECSNRALARYTREARFRPLTDIHRVKTRPPKVFKGESMDITFRKADARWVHHPHNDVLVISIQIGTKNIHRAFMDNGSSANILYYSTLKKMGLRDRDMSGENSWVYGFSGAEVRVM